The Corythoichthys intestinalis isolate RoL2023-P3 chromosome 1, ASM3026506v1, whole genome shotgun sequence genome has a segment encoding these proteins:
- the LOC130920020 gene encoding uncharacterized protein LOC130920020 isoform X3 yields the protein MSKILRNWRNFLRLAGREFQIETWTTKTVAHNKQQNNSSCGVFTLKFAEEYMANGDLRHNQTHLPEVLKARGDLACALLQAGSLRCLFELKKCLKTYLVSSPHIIELLIALNVTIYFQRHPKNRSEDLLLRFILSCHH from the exons ATGAGCAAAATCTTGCGGAATTGGAG GAACTTCTTGAGGTTGGCGGGCCGTGAGTTCCAAATAGAAACTTGGACTACCAAAACTGTGGCCCATAACAAGCAGCAGAACAACAGTAGCTGTGGGGTTTTCACATTAAAG TTTGCGGAAGAGTATATGGCCAATGGAGATCTCAGGCACAACCAGACCCACCTTCCCGAAGTTCTGAAGGCTCGAGGAGATCTAGCCTGTGCCCTCCTACAGGCTGGGAGTCTGAGATgtctatttgaattaaaaaaatgtctcaaAACTTACTTGGTCTCCTCACCTCACATAATTGAACTCCTGATTGCTCTCAATGTCACTATTTACTTTCAAAGGCATCCAAAGAACAGATCTGAGGATTTGCTGCTGCGCTTTATCCTCTCTTGCCATCATTGA